GGTAACATAATTTTTCATAACATTCTATAATTTTTAACATTTTCTATTAAAGTTTACAATTTTTTTTGGTTATTTTACTCAAAATATGTTACGCGCATTCAAATCCACAATATTTATTGTCTTTTCAAACAAAGCAATCTTTGAATATTTTTTTCGTCCTTGCAAAATACATACAAAAAAAGAGCTCGAATTAAATTCAAGCTCTTCAATACTAATTTCCCTTATTTTGTTAAGATTTTATACGTATAAAACCTTCATATATGTACTTATACTCGATTTATATATAAATACTAGTTTTTCGCTTTATCGACTGCTTTCAAAATATTAACTCTATCTTTTTCTTCTGCTTCTATTTCGTTCACATTAGATTTCTCTAGAAGTTTCTTATAACTCAGATCAATTGCCAATGCACCTAATGGAGCAGTTATTAAGATTCCCAAAACAGCAACAGACAAAACTAAGTTACCACAACTCAATCCCATACTTAGAGGTACAGAACCAATGGCTGCTTGGACTGTCGCTTTTGGTAAATATGCCAAAGCACAGAATAATTTTTCTTTCATATTTAAATTTGTTGTAACTAAGCTGACAAATACACCTACACATCTTATAACTAGAGCTATTAAGATAAGTAAGACTGCAGCAAAACCTGCTTCAGCAATATAGTTGATATCAACAGCAGCACCAACTAATACAAACAGTATTATTTCTGCACCAACCCAAGTTTTACCAAACTTACTAATCAAGTGATCTACTGTGCTTCTCTTAGCAATAGTTCTCAAACCTACAGCCATAGAAATTATAGCCAGCAATCCAGAGAAAGCAATTTTACCTTCAAGTGTTGATTCAATAGCCATTAATAAGAACGACACACCTAGTACTAATAACATCTTCTGACTACTTCTGAATTCGTGTCCTAAGTCACGAGCTTTATTGAACACAAAATTCAAAACAAATGCAAACAATACGCCTGCCACTAAACCTGTAGCTATAGAAATCGGAATATCAAATAGTTGCAAATAGTTAACTTGACCACTCTTCTCCATTCCTGCAAAACAGGTGAACAAAACTATAGCAAAAATATCGTCTAGCGAAGAGCCTGCAATAATTAATTGGGGTACACTTCTCTGTACACCATAAGTTTCTTCAATCAATCTAACCATCTTTGGAACTACAATAGCAGGGGAAACTGCAGCCATGACACTACCCATTATTGCTCCCTCAAGAACTGTAACATTCAACAATAATGGCGCAAAAATTACAAATGCCAGAATTTCAAATGTAGCAGGAACAAACGCTAAAATTATTGAAGCTGTTCCTACTTTTTTCAAATCCTTTAAATCTAAAGATAATCCAGCTTGTAAAAGAATAATAACTAAGGCTATCTCTCTAAGCTCAGGTGATAATTGTAATAATTCACCTGAAATCAAATTCCAGACAAAAGGCCCTAACAAAACACCTGTCAATAATAAACCCATAATGTGAGGTATTTTCAATGTTCTACATAAAGTTGATAAAGCTATTCCTAATAAAAGTACTATTGCTAACGATGTTATCATGTTTCCTCTTTTCTAAATTGCAATGC
Above is a window of Fastidiosipila sanguinis DNA encoding:
- a CDS encoding cation:proton antiporter, giving the protein MITSLAIVLLLGIALSTLCRTLKIPHIMGLLLTGVLLGPFVWNLISGELLQLSPELREIALVIILLQAGLSLDLKDLKKVGTASIILAFVPATFEILAFVIFAPLLLNVTVLEGAIMGSVMAAVSPAIVVPKMVRLIEETYGVQRSVPQLIIAGSSLDDIFAIVLFTCFAGMEKSGQVNYLQLFDIPISIATGLVAGVLFAFVLNFVFNKARDLGHEFRSSQKMLLVLGVSFLLMAIESTLEGKIAFSGLLAIISMAVGLRTIAKRSTVDHLISKFGKTWVGAEIILFVLVGAAVDINYIAEAGFAAVLLILIALVIRCVGVFVSLVTTNLNMKEKLFCALAYLPKATVQAAIGSVPLSMGLSCGNLVLSVAVLGILITAPLGALAIDLSYKKLLEKSNVNEIEAEEKDRVNILKAVDKAKN